The sequence ACCCTGTTGTCACGGGCAAAAAAGCCATAGCGGATATTGCCCAGCCGCTTCGAACTGGTCAGCAATGGGCTGAAACTGCCCTTGAGCGCACGTTCGGCGCGTGGCGGTATCGGCTTCTTGCCACCTGCCGCCAGCAATATCACCCCGGTGACACGATCGCCGTGCCGCGCTGCCGTAGCCCGCGCCACCCGGTTGCCAAAAGCATGGCCCAGCACAGTCGCGCTTTTGCCGTCGGCAAGCTCGGCATCGAGCACCGTGCGGACATCATCGGCGAGGTCGAAAAGCGTCAGATCCGTATCAGGCAAGGCTGAATTGCCGATACCGGGCGGCTCTATGGCGATGGTACGATAGCCATTGGCTACCAGTTGTGCCGCCAGTTCATTGAAATCGCTCGCCTCGCGCCCGGCACTGGCGACCAGCACTACCGCCGGCCCCTGGCCCTGAGTGAAATAGGCAATGCTGCGGCCATCGCGGGCAAGGTTGTGCTCGATGCCATTGGTCGCCCGCGCCCGGGCATTGGGATAGGGCAGGAACATCATCACCAACGCCATCGCACCAAGTGCAATCAGCGCCACCAGCAGCACCGCCCAGCGCATTATGCGTTGCCCCTTCCCAGAACGGATTTGAGCGCCGTCTGCCATTGCGCCAGCCTTGCCGTGCGATCGGCATCATTCATGGCCGGGGTGAAGACACTGCCCGAATGGCGCATTGCCGCTGCAGCCTCGAGGTCGGGATAGAGACCGGCACCGGTCGCCGCCAGCATCGCCGCGCCCAAAGCCGTGGTCTCGATAAAGGCCGGGCGATCAACCTCGAGCGCCAATATGTCGGCCAGATCCTGCGCCATCCAGTCATTGGCAACCATGCCGCCATCGATGCGCAGCCGTGACCAGTCGACACCATCGGCGGCAAAGGCAGCCTTGAGATCGGCCATCTGATGCGCCATCGCCTCCAGCCCGGCACGGACAATATGCGCCTTGGTGCTGGCAAAGCTGAGGTCGGTAATGGCGGCGCGCGCATCGGCCCGCCAATGCGGTGCGCCAAGGCCGCTGAGCGCGGGGACAATGGTGACACCGCCATTATCCGCTACCGAGCGCGCCAGCGCCTCGCTCTCACCTGCTTCGACAATCATGCCCAGCTGATCGCGAAGCCACTGGATCAGGCTGCCAGCGACAAAGACCGAGCCTTCAAGCGCATAATGGCGCTGGCCATCGACCTGCCAGCCTATGGTGGTGAGGATGCGGTGCGCCGACAGCGGAGCTTCGATCCCGGCATAGGACAGCACAAAGGCACCGGTACCGAAGGTCGCCTTGGTGTCGCCGAGGGTGAAACAACCCTGGCCGATGGTCGCCGCCTGTTGGTCACCGGCCATGCCGCAAATCGCAATCGGCGCGCCGAACAGCGTTGCATCGGTGCGGCCGAAATCCCCAGCGCAATCGACAATATCCGGCAGGATGGCACGCGGCACCCCGAACAACGCCAGCAATTCCTCATCCCACTCGCCGCTATGGATATCCATCAGCGCGGTGCGTGCCGCATTGCTGGCATCGGTGATGTGCAGCCCGCCGGTAAGGCGGAAGATCAGATAGCTCTCTACCGTGCCGACGGCGAGATGCTCACCCGCCTCTTCAAGCTGGGGCCAGTTTTGCAGCGCCCAGCCAATCTTGCTGCCGGAAAAATAGGGGTCGAGAAGCAGTCCTGTCTTGCGCTGCACCAGCGGCTCATGCCCGGCATCGCGCAACGCCTGGCACATCGATGCTGTGCGCCGGTCCTGCCAGACTATGGCCGGGGCCAGTGGTTCGCTGGTTCGCCTGTCCCAGAAGACAATCGTCTCGCGCTGGTTGGTAATGCCTATCGCACTGATATTCTCCGCCCCACCCGCGGCCTCTATCTCGGCGCGCGTTACCGCCAGACTATGCTGCCAGATCTCGGCGGCATCATGCTCGACTTCGCCGGATTGCGGATAATGCTGGGTCAGCGGCTGCTGGCTGCTGCCAAGACAGCGGCCATCAACGCCAAAGCGCATCGCCCGGGTCGAGGTCGTGCCCTCGTCGATCACCAATATCGTCTCGCTCATGCCGGGTGCACCTCCTTTTCTCCTGTGGTGACTTTCCAGAACGGTATGGCACAGTTGCCAAACACCAGCCGGTTGACAAGCAACGCCACGGCTATGGAACTGAACAATACCACCACCATGACATCGATATAATGGACCCAGTCGAGGCCCAGCATGCGATAGAATGTCTTACCGCCCCACAGGATATATTGCTGGCTACCCAGGGCGATGCTGTCTGTATACAGCAGAAATGTGTGCAACGCATAGAGCGCCAGACCCCAGATCAGGCCGATGATCGCGGCGCGTGCGTCGACATTGCGGAACAGCAGGCCCACGGCAAAGACCGAGAGGATGGGCATCGACAGCAGGCCGTTCAGTTCCTGCAACAGATTGAGGATGCTCTTGGCGCCGGCATAAACCGGGACCAGCGCTATCGCCAGCGCCGTGGCGGCTGTTCCGACAATCCAGTTGAGGCGTCCCGCCTTGGCCCTGTCGTTGATAAACGGCTTGTGGAAGTCGACATAATAGAGCGTCGATGTGGCGTTGAGCACGGCGGAGAATGTCGTCAGCACCGCCGCCGCAATCATCGCGGCAAAGATACCGCTGGTCCAGTCGGGCAGGATTTGCGCCACCAGCAGACCATAGGCCTTGTCATCCTGATCGCCGAACAGCTTGAATGCCACTACGCCCGGCACCACGACAATGGCGGGGACGATGGCCAGCCGGATGGCAGCAGCCGCCATCACCCCCTTTTGCGCCTCGCGCACCGTCGGTGCAGCCAGTGCCTTCTGGGTGATATTCTGGTTGGTGCTCCAGTAGAATATCTGGATGAATACCATACCAGTGAAAAGGGTGTGGAAGGGAATTGGCGAGTCATTGTCGCCGATCAGCGTCAGCCGTTCGGCGGGAACATCGGTTAAATCGAAGCCCACTGCCTGCAGCGCCAGAAACACCACCACCAGCGCCATGCCCAATATGCCGATGCCGCTATAGGTATCCAGCACGGCAACACCGCGCAGACCGCCCAATATGGCATAAGCGCCGCCGACGACCGCCAACGCCGCCGCGATCGGGATCAGCGCATCATCGGCAAAGCCGAACAAGGAACGCAGGAACAGGGCACCGGAATAGATCACCGCAGGCAGATAGATCAGCAGATTGCCGAACAGGAACATCGCCGAAATGACGGTGCGTATATTACGCTGGCGATAACGCTGCTCGAGCAGCTCGGTCACGGTGGTGCAGTTGTTGCGATAATAGATCGGCACAAAGACAAAGGCGAGGATCAGCAGCCCGGCAAAGCCGGCCATTTCCCACCACGCCACCAGCAGCATCTGGTTGCCGTTCATGCCCACAAGCTGGTCGGTGGAAAGGTTGGTGAGGGTTATCGCCCCGGCAACAAACACCCAGTTGAGACCGCCACCGGCGAGGAATACATCCCTGGAATCACCATCGACCCCGGCATGATGCCCGCGCACATGCCACCATGTAATGCCCGCAAGCAGCACCATGATCGCGGCAAAAATGCCAAGCTGGACGATGGAAGCGCCTTGGCCTGCTGAAAAAACCGTCAAAACCGATGCCTTGTTGTCATCCCCTCCGCCCACCCTATGCGCAGGACGGCAAAGTGCAAGCCGCAGCGACCAAACTGTCCCCGCGCTTGTGCATGGTTTAGGCCGCATTAACCCTATTTTTGCCGATGGCCGCTAATGCAAGGCATGATGCTGAAAACGCGATCTTTAACTGCCCTTTTGACTGTGCTGTTGCTGGCCTCGGCTGTGCCACAACCGGTTGCGGCGCAATGTCGGCTTTGCCCGCAGGACCAGCGGCAAACAAGCGTGCAGGACCAGCGGCAAATCCCACTGCGGATCACCATCGAGGCCGATATCGAGTTCAGCCGCCTCGCCTTTTCCGGCGGCAGCAGCGGCGAGGCGCGGATCGATCCGAATAGCGGCACCACCAATATCCATGGCGGGCTGGTCGATCTTGGCGGGCTGGCGCTGAGCGGCTCGGCGCGGATCACTGGCGAGCCCGGTCGTACGGTGCGGGTCGATATGCCGCACCGCATCCGTCTGACAAGCCAGACCGGCGGCGTCGCCGAGCTGGTATCGCTGGAAACCGATCTTTCGCCGCGCCCGCGTATCGGGCCAGACGGCACGCTGACCTTTGCCTTCGCCGGAACATTGAAAGTCACAGGCGGTATTGGCGGCAATTATCGCGGCCGCATCCCGATCACTGCGGAATATGAATAGGCGGTTCTAGCGACTGCGCGCCGCAGCCATCGCAATCATCGTGCATTCCTGCATCAGCAGCCGCACCGCATCCTGGCTGTTGCGCATCACCTGCGCATGCACGCCGAGAAGCCGTTCGGCCAACCGTTCGAGCGCTGGCGGCGGCCAGCAGCGCAACTGGTGCTGGGTCATGCCTTCCTCTTTCCAGAAAATCCCTGCGCTGCGCATCGCGGATTTCGCATCCTTGCCATCGGCGATCAGCCGGTGAACCCTGGCAAGCTGGACACAGCGCGCCTCGAGCGCCCGGATCAGCAGCACCGGCTGTAACGTGCCATCGGACAGCCGGTCGAGCTCATGGCCAAGCTGGGCCATGCGCCCGGACAATATGGTCTGGATCGCCGGCGCCAGCGCGTCGTCCTCGGTCTCGGCGGCAAGCTGTTCCATCACCAGCATGTCGACACTGGCCCGCTGGCCTGGCTGGGCATCGAGATAGAGCGC comes from Pseudomonadota bacterium and encodes:
- a CDS encoding alpha/beta hydrolase, whose product is MRWAVLLVALIALGAMALVMMFLPYPNARARATNGIEHNLARDGRSIAYFTQGQGPAVVLVASAGREASDFNELAAQLVANGYRTIAIEPPGIGNSALPDTDLTLFDLADDVRTVLDAELADGKSATVLGHAFGNRVARATAARHGDRVTGVILLAAGGKKPIPPRAERALKGSFSPLLTSSKRLGNIRYGFFARDNRVPEHWLRGWHIATAQLQARAVILTDAADWWLAGDEPILVVQAKADTIAPIEDAGQALVDDAAGRAEMVIIERAGHALLPEQPDAVAGAVLEFLAKLEDR
- a CDS encoding glycerol kinase, which codes for MSETILVIDEGTTSTRAMRFGVDGRCLGSSQQPLTQHYPQSGEVEHDAAEIWQHSLAVTRAEIEAAGGAENISAIGITNQRETIVFWDRRTSEPLAPAIVWQDRRTASMCQALRDAGHEPLVQRKTGLLLDPYFSGSKIGWALQNWPQLEEAGEHLAVGTVESYLIFRLTGGLHITDASNAARTALMDIHSGEWDEELLALFGVPRAILPDIVDCAGDFGRTDATLFGAPIAICGMAGDQQAATIGQGCFTLGDTKATFGTGAFVLSYAGIEAPLSAHRILTTIGWQVDGQRHYALEGSVFVAGSLIQWLRDQLGMIVEAGESEALARSVADNGGVTIVPALSGLGAPHWRADARAAITDLSFASTKAHIVRAGLEAMAHQMADLKAAFAADGVDWSRLRIDGGMVANDWMAQDLADILALEVDRPAFIETTALGAAMLAATGAGLYPDLEAAAAMRHSGSVFTPAMNDADRTARLAQWQTALKSVLGRGNA
- a CDS encoding sodium/solute symporter (Members of the Solute:Sodium Symporter (SSS), TC 2.A.21 as described in tcdb.org, catalyze solute:Na+ symport. Known solutes for members of the family include sugars, amino acids, nucleosides, inositols, vitamins, urea or anions, depending on the system.); protein product: MTVFSAGQGASIVQLGIFAAIMVLLAGITWWHVRGHHAGVDGDSRDVFLAGGGLNWVFVAGAITLTNLSTDQLVGMNGNQMLLVAWWEMAGFAGLLILAFVFVPIYYRNNCTTVTELLEQRYRQRNIRTVISAMFLFGNLLIYLPAVIYSGALFLRSLFGFADDALIPIAAALAVVGGAYAILGGLRGVAVLDTYSGIGILGMALVVVFLALQAVGFDLTDVPAERLTLIGDNDSPIPFHTLFTGMVFIQIFYWSTNQNITQKALAAPTVREAQKGVMAAAAIRLAIVPAIVVVPGVVAFKLFGDQDDKAYGLLVAQILPDWTSGIFAAMIAAAVLTTFSAVLNATSTLYYVDFHKPFINDRAKAGRLNWIVGTAATALAIALVPVYAGAKSILNLLQELNGLLSMPILSVFAVGLLFRNVDARAAIIGLIWGLALYALHTFLLYTDSIALGSQQYILWGGKTFYRMLGLDWVHYIDVMVVVLFSSIAVALLVNRLVFGNCAIPFWKVTTGEKEVHPA
- a CDS encoding DUF4402 domain-containing protein is translated as MMLKTRSLTALLTVLLLASAVPQPVAAQCRLCPQDQRQTSVQDQRQIPLRITIEADIEFSRLAFSGGSSGEARIDPNSGTTNIHGGLVDLGGLALSGSARITGEPGRTVRVDMPHRIRLTSQTGGVAELVSLETDLSPRPRIGPDGTLTFAFAGTLKVTGGIGGNYRGRIPITAEYE